One Thalassotalea hakodatensis DNA segment encodes these proteins:
- a CDS encoding glutaredoxin family protein, producing MKKITLYTMKNCPHCKTAQQYLDKRNLPYRLCNVKTPSGQKELARLGYRAVPVLKIGDAILNGFSIKQFERMLKSE from the coding sequence ATGAAAAAAATTACCCTTTACACCATGAAAAATTGTCCACATTGTAAAACAGCACAACAATACTTAGACAAACGCAATTTGCCCTATCGTTTATGCAATGTTAAAACACCATCGGGTCAGAAAGAGCTTGCAAGGTTAGGCTATAGAGCAGTTCCTGTCTTAAAAATAGGCGATGCTATCTTAAATGGTTTTTCGATTAAACAATTTGAACGCATGTTAAAAAGTGAGTAA
- a CDS encoding LysR substrate-binding domain-containing protein, with the protein MDARLKHLNALNTFVTSARLASYSMAAEELFVSQAAVSQQIRLLEQSLGVKLFIRSGRNMLLTQQGQELYHACSQGFKYIIDGLNKVKQDGIAGELTITSTQAFCSLWLMPRLYKFSLLHPDINIRILASNTLEDMAKKHIDVAIRFGLDKSRLQAEHLTIEQCGTIKAFPVCSPKLISSNNITTPKDLLNCQLIYLANQGKVTWQRWFEEAGVTGYEQHKMKTEVSSTDMALSAVLGGYGVTLAATELFSTYFASKQVVIPFNIQHPVQWYRFLLYDQHSSKLARINIFIDWLKNEIMNNPDKTN; encoded by the coding sequence ATGGATGCTCGTTTAAAACACCTTAACGCGCTCAATACTTTTGTCACTTCTGCTAGGCTTGCTAGCTATAGCATGGCTGCAGAAGAATTATTTGTGTCTCAAGCAGCTGTTAGCCAACAAATTCGTCTGCTAGAACAAAGTTTAGGCGTTAAGTTGTTTATTAGAAGTGGCCGAAACATGCTATTAACACAACAAGGTCAAGAGCTTTACCACGCTTGTAGTCAAGGCTTCAAGTATATAATTGATGGATTAAATAAAGTAAAACAAGACGGCATAGCGGGTGAACTCACTATTACGTCAACACAGGCCTTTTGTTCTTTATGGCTCATGCCTCGTTTATATAAGTTCTCGTTATTACATCCTGATATTAACATTCGCATTCTTGCTTCAAATACCTTAGAAGACATGGCGAAAAAGCATATTGATGTTGCGATACGGTTTGGCCTAGATAAAAGCAGACTACAAGCAGAGCATTTGACTATTGAGCAATGTGGTACCATTAAAGCTTTTCCCGTTTGTTCACCAAAGTTAATCTCATCAAATAACATCACAACACCTAAAGACTTACTCAATTGCCAACTCATTTATTTAGCGAATCAAGGAAAGGTGACTTGGCAACGTTGGTTTGAAGAGGCTGGTGTAACGGGCTATGAGCAACATAAAATGAAAACCGAAGTATCATCTACTGATATGGCGCTAAGTGCTGTATTAGGAGGGTATGGGGTTACTCTTGCAGCAACTGAGTTATTTTCAACTTATTTTGCGAGTAAACAAGTTGTAATACCGTTTAATATTCAACACCCTGTACAATGGTATCGTTTTCTTTTATATGATCAGCATTCATCTAAGTTGGCGCGTATTAATATTTTCATCGATTGGCTAAAGAATGAAATAATGAACAACCCAGATAAAACCAATTAA
- a CDS encoding DUF2986 domain-containing protein produces MNRKKKVKSTLLAKQKKANAKKQKSNKPKYISKAEREKQVLAENTMDESKA; encoded by the coding sequence ATGAACAGAAAGAAAAAAGTAAAATCAACATTGCTTGCTAAGCAGAAAAAAGCAAACGCAAAGAAACAAAAGAGCAATAAACCAAAATATATTTCTAAAGCGGAACGAGAAAAGCAAGTGCTAGCTGAAAACACAATGGATGAGTCGAAAGCGTAA